The Belonocnema kinseyi isolate 2016_QV_RU_SX_M_011 chromosome 10, B_treatae_v1, whole genome shotgun sequence genome has a window encoding:
- the LOC117181802 gene encoding U1 small nuclear ribonucleoprotein 70 kDa-like, giving the protein MRFLVIGLIVACVAFGISLDYGVAQTAGATPAATTGGAGGVNSAAATGGAGGVAPAQAAAAAPAAAPAAAPAAAPAAAPAVAPAAAPAAAPAAAPAASGGGYSGNTDQSGGDGTADATSSPAAAPAAAAPPAAAPPPANPPADGGQNSEASESHNHNNLIAGGIGAIFGGLGTGLFMNRRYKKKKRRYMQQYGYHGNGNGGYDHERYGRHNNGRQNSYGYGGGGGHPYQNGGNNNYGSGGGSGYTGGFGHGEGSGTGHSGYNSHLDYDHEQEREREHEREREHEREREREHEREREREHEREREKERHEHDHEKKHDHPDDKHPDKDHGKHHDKDHEKHPDKDHEKHPDKDHEKHPDKDHEKHPDKDHEKKSDPKKDPKDDHPPNVIVVHTEHHIHHYPPDYKPDDHKKDDHKQDDHKKDDPKKDDHKKDDHKNDDHKKDDHKNDDHKTDDHKKDENKKDEPKHYESPSHQPEHATK; this is encoded by the exons ATGAGGTTTTTGGTAATTGGTCTGATCGTCGCCTGTGTGGCCTTCGGCATATCTTTAG aCTATGGTGTTGCTCAAACAGCTGGAGCTACTCCAGCAGCGACAACAGGAGGAGCTGGAGGAGTTAATTCAGCAGCGGCTACAGGAGGTGCTGGAGGAGTTGCTCCAGCACAAGCAGCAGCAGCAGCACCAGCAGCAGCTCCAGCAGCAGCTCCAGCAGCAGCTCCAGCAGCAGCTCCAGCAGTAGCTCCAGCAGCAGCTCCAGCGGCGGCTCCAGCAGCAGCGCCAGCAGCATCAGGAGGAGGTTATTCTGGAAATACAGATCAATCAGGAGGTGATGGAACAGCGGATGCAACTTCTTCACCAGCAGCAGCACCAGCAGCAGCAGCACCACCAGCAGCAGCACCACCACCAGCAAATCCACCAGCAGATGGAGGACAAAATTCAGAAGCATCAGAAAGCCACAACCATAATAATTTAATAGCAGGCGGAATAGGAGCAATCTTCGGAGGACTAGGTACAGGATTATTTATGAATcgtagatataaaaaaaagaaacgaagaTATATGCAACAATATGGATATCACGGCAATGGAAATGGTGGATATGATCATGAAAGATATGGACGTCATAACAATGGTCGACAGAATAGTTATGGATATGGAGGTGGTGGGGGCCATCCATATCAAAATGGTGGGAACAATAATTATGGAAGTGGTGGAGGCTCTGGATATACTGGAGGTTTTGGACATGGTGAAGGCTCCGGAACTGGACATTCTGGATATAATTCCCATCTTGATTATGATCATGAACAAGAACGTGAACGTGAACATGAACGTGAACGTGAACATGAACGTGAACGTGAACGTGAACATGAACGTGAACGTGAACGTGAACATGAACGTGAACGTGAAAAAGAACGTCATGAGCATGATCATGAAAAGAAACATGATCATCCTGATGATAAACACCCTGATAAGGACCATGGTAAACACCATGATAAAGACCATGAGAAACACCCTGACAAAGACCATGAGAAACACCCTGATAAAGATCATGAGAAACACCCTGATAAAGATCATGAGAAACACCCTGATAAAGATCATGAGAAAAAATCTGATCCTAAAAAAGATCCTAAAGATGATCATCCTCCAAATGTAATTGTTGTCCATACCGAGCACCATATACATCATTATCCACCTGATTATAAACCAGATGATCATAAAAAAGATGACCATAAACAAGATGATCATAAGAAAGATGATCCTAAAAAAGATGATCATAAAAAAGATGATCATAAAAATGATGATCATAAAAAAGATGATCATAAAAATGATGATCACAAAACAGATGACCACAAAAAGGAtgaaaataagaaagatgaaCCTAAACATTATGAATCACCTTCACACCAACCAGAACAcgcaacgaaataa